In Cydia splendana chromosome 26, ilCydSple1.2, whole genome shotgun sequence, the following are encoded in one genomic region:
- the LOC134803236 gene encoding uncharacterized protein LOC134803236 has protein sequence MPKLKEEYVKVIDDYIEQKHMEKVPTEEIHTKKSVYLAHHAIIREEKETTKTRVVYDASCKGTNGFSLNDDLLVGPVLQEDLRSLIMRWRMHAICFVSDIHKMYRMVLTTKEDSDYQRILWRSSSDKEIEDYRLLTVTFGTASAPYLAVKTLRQLAIDEGDKFPVAAKMITEDFYVDDLMSGCDTTEQAIEASNQLQEVMRKGGFQLKKWSSNSVEFMRSLKPEDRSANAHLDLNMDGTIKALGVQWNMGTDQFEYNLNLPEVNNHISKRTILSDIQKLFDPLGWISPCVLMAKILIQKLWLAKVNWDEELSQPLKDEWLQLRADLRHVNEIRIDRWLDTLSTEGANIQIHGFSDASISAYGAAVYIRVERADGTVKTRLIASRTRVSPVKTVSLPRLELCGAVVLAKLLRQVSRAMRIPASQIFAWTDSSIVISWIFGEPQRWKTFVANRVVEITNNVSQNQWHHVTSEDNPADIASRGMYLSDLKASKLWWEGPEWLSRKEIEYRRPNVISTDIESKNVIQTNLNVHGSEKESNLTDQFKEFDNLQELIKTITYCRKFLNMKKLKIDNLNLTTHDLERTLQICVRLVQKEEFGEEIDRIMTNKQVHKRSSIKSLNPYLEEGLLRVGGRLRLANINNEEKHPLILGNRNNLIPLIIADAHLKTLHGGITLTMSYLRSKFWIIKAKNMVRAHVNKCLVCVRQNAAPKPQLMGDLPRERVTPARPFLHSGVDFAGPFTTLMSKGRGAKTTKTYVAIFICLSVKCIHLELVSDLTSEAFIAAFKRFVARRGKCNHLWSDQGRNFVGANKELINAWKEAQLDFAGEISDSLARDGTQWHFIPAYSPNFGGLWEAGVKSLKHHIKRIITSHLTFEEFNTILCEIEACLNSRPLCPIDNDDTDSIEPLTPGHFLIGEAPINVPSPDLKDVRMSSLSRWQHTQKLVRDLWCRWQQEYLSRLQQRPKWLKRVEEFKEGQIVLIKADNLPPGKWALGRIVAKHPGPDHITRVYSVKSGDSVVKRPVTKLCLLPIEIND, from the coding sequence ATGCCAAAGCTCAAAGAAGAATATGTAAAGGTGATTGACGATTACATCGAACAGAAGCACATGGAAAAGGTACCAACCGAAGAAATACATACAAAGAAGAGTGTATACTTAGCCCACCATGCAATTATTCGAGAAGAGAAGGAAACTACAAAAACGCGCGTCGTGTATGACGCGTCGTGTAAGGGTACCAATGGTTTCTCATTAAACGACGACCTTCTGGTTGGGCCAGTGTTACAAGAAGATTTGCGAAGTTTGATAATGAGATGGCGAATGCACGCTATATGCTTCGTCTCAGACATTCACAAGATGTATCGGATGGTGCTGACAACCAAAGAAGATTCCGACTATCAGAGAATTTTATGGAGAAGTAGCAGCGACAAGGAAATAGAAGATTACCGTCTCCTTACAGTAACTTTTGGAACAGCTTCAGCTCCATATCTGGCAGTTAAAACTTTGCGACAGCTGGCTATAGATGAAGGAGACAAGTTTCCTGTTGCAGCAAAGATGATCACAGAAGACTTCTACGTCGACGACCTGATGTCGGGATGTGACACCACCGAACAAGCCATAGAAGCCAGCAACCAATTGCAAGAAGTTATGCGAAAGGGTGGATTTCAGCTAAAAAAATGGTCATCCAATAGTGTTGAATTTATGCGAAGTTTGAAGCCCGAAGATAGATCAGCTAACGCGCATCTTGATTTGAATATGGACGGCACGATTAAGGCACTTGGTGTCCAATGGAACATGGGAACAGACCAATTCGAGTACAACCTCAACCTTCCAGAAGTAAACAATCACATCAGCAAACGAACAATTTTGTCTGATATCCAGAAACTGTTTGACCCTCTGGGCTGGATCTCACCATGTGTCCTGATGGCTAAAATACTGATACAGAAGTTGTGGCTAGCAAAGGTGAATTGGGACGAGGAACTTAGTCAACCCTTAAAAGATGAATGGCTTCAATTAAGAGCAGACTTGAGACATGTCAATGAGATCCGTATTGATAGATGGCTTGACACTTTGAGCACTGAAGGAGCAAATATTCAGATACACGGGTTCAGTGATGCCTCTATCTCCGCATACGGGGCAGCCGTTTACATTAGAGTAGAAAGGGCGGATGGTACAGTTAAAACAAGGTTGATTGCTTCGAGAACAAGAGTCTCTCCCGTGAAGACTGTCTCATTACCCAGATTGGAACTGTGTGGAGCTGTCGTGTTGGCAAAATTGTTAAGACAAGTCAGCCGTGCTATGAGAATACCAGCTTCACAAATATTCGCATGGACAGATTCTTCCATTGTAATTTCATGGATTTTCGGCGAACCACAAAGATGGAAAACGTTTGTGGCAAACAGAGTTGTGGAAATAACAAACAATGTTAGTCAAAACCAATGGCATCATGTCACTTCAGAGGATAACCCCGCCGACATCGCTTCCAGAGGAATGTACTTGTCCGACTTGAAGGCTTCTAAGCTATGGTGGGAAGGGCCAGAATGGCTATCTAGAAAAGAAATAGAATACAGAAGACCAAATGTCATTTCCACTGACATAGAAAGCAAGAATGTGATACAGACAAATTTAAACGTGCATGGAAGCGAGAAGGAGAGTAATTTGACAGACCAATTTAAAGAATTTGATAATTTacaagaattaataaaaacaatcacATATTGCCGCAAATTTCTGAACATGAAAAAACTGAAAATAGACAATTTAAATCTAACTACTCACGACTTGGAACGCACACTGCAAATATGTGTAAGACTTGTACAAAAAGAAGAGTTTGGAGAAGAAATAGACAGAATAATGACAAACAAACAAGTACACAAACGGAGCTCTATAAAATCTTTAAATCCCTATTTGGAAGAAGGTCTACTGAGAGTGGGAGGAAGGCTTAGACTTGCAAACATAAACAACGAAGAAAAGCATCCCTTAATATTGGGTAACAGAAATAACTTAATTCCTCTCATAATAGCTGACGCACACTTGAAGACCTTGCACGGTGGAATAACACTCACGATGAGTTATTTACGTTCCAAATTTTGGATTATAAAGGCAAAGAACATGGTAAGGGCTCACGTCAATAAATGCCTTGTATGCGTCAGACAAAACGCTGCTCCTAAACCACAGCTGATGGGAGACCTGCCAAGAGAACGAGTTACGCCTGCTAGACCGTTTTTACATAGTGGCGTCGACTTTGCAGGACCTTTCACTACCCTAATGTCTAAGGGTAGAGGAGCAAAGACCACTAAGACGTATGTAGCTATATTTATATGCTTATCAGTCAAATGCATACATCTAGAACTAGTCAGTGACCTGACTTCTGAAGCTTTTATAGCTGCCTTCAAGAGATTTGTGGCCAGGAGAGGGAAATGCAACCATTTGTGGAGCGACCAAGGAAGAAACTTTGTTGGCGCCAATAAGGAATTGATTAATGCATGGAAAGAGGCACAACTAGATTTCGCTGGTGAAATTTCCGATTCCTTGGCTAGAGATGGTACGCAATGGCATTTCATCCCCGCCTATAGTCCGAATTTTGGTGGTTTGTGGGAGGCTGGTGTAAAATCCCTGAAACATCACATAAAAAGAATCATCACCTCTCACCTTACCTTCGAAGAATTTAACACGATACTTTGCGAAATTGAGGCATGCTTAAATTCAAGGCCGTTATGTCCAATTGATAACGACGATACAGACAGCATAGAACCCCTTACACCCGGGCACTTTCTGATCGGCGAAGCACCCATAAACGTCCCATCGCCCGACTTGAAAGATGTTAGAATGAGCTCACTATCACGATGGCAGCATACACAGAAATTGGTTAGAGATCTTTGGTGTAGATGGCAGCAAGAGTACCTGTCACGTTTGCAACAGCGACCAAAGTGGTTGAAAAGAGTAGAAGAGTTTAAAGAGGGACAGATTGTTCTCATTAAAGCCGACAATCTTCCACCTGGAAAATGGGCTCTCGGCCGAATAGTCGCTAAACATCCAGGTCCAGATCATATTACGCGAGTGTATAGTGTTAAAAGTGGTGATAGTGTGGTGAAAAGACCTGTTACAAAACTATGCTTATTACCAATAGAGATTAATGATTAA
- the LOC134803491 gene encoding uncharacterized protein LOC134803491 has product MSKLTVHSVCPKGPIYPKLLHFQNGCPTQDFETNCVVLQDQNKSRTIIMETSELVYGGKEEEEDSGTTLILARDRISGNVRLIEVGSANMKPLTETYLDDLEHQREAKEHRKIRKMGSKNTKTPNILNDVQMDTGQIIQRNTFENLVTNIGIGELDIIIDKEVTEDEFLEFEKKQLEQQKKIRINLETESEQTDMEVMDQQNITVEENYCEEFHIPPINRGACKVEDVYHIEKILSKYDYEKISQELEENNYMADLHPYIKSYMKDRQLSRQLMVLAVYASCLIKYLHASREQIRTSKFKICQHSKTLNDILMKKFTELAVIGSKNIEEKIICHIIVLMLILNNYRFYLAPLCIAMGIPKRFNIKELVHFTGASVVTCEIGKQVVLRLPLVKKPHSTSDKSTVCDDTDSHKQLKEERRFKISKDLIQSVSKVHNETGTDQIETVTANDTVNNDLSINGKPDLDDFYLPSINRDATQVEHVYHVEKILSKDEYEQIYREFVENKDTADLHPYILPFIENATQSLQSTVLALYTSELLKFLHVDKGEIMKNYFILCHNSKTLNNIIMDRFTTLVMFKRTRLQDMKDKIVCHIIVFTLILSNFSFKLMPLFKSIKANYNHMMKMIALIGASIINEDSEMTVQLKLPLVPKPQAPIRKTKPHKIDMNLQHKDDSEIDPDEFYVPFLNREATNVEDVYVIKEIFSEDEYLQIFFELAEHNYLGDLHPYIQQFVENKTLSLEFTVLAVYASDLIKFLHASLSEIRNVNYIISHHSKTLNAILFEGFTELVQYKGQKRAEISRSRAMRRKLVCHIIVCTLILNNFQFKMDSFLDEIKMEKIQEPLRKLVSFAAATIEVGDDGTMVKLKLPLVPKTRETIRRKNAQIIKMDLKRKGDWEEAETVKIDPDDFYLPTIDRQATEVEDVYPVEEILPKDEYGTIYSELTESDENVENIIDPDDDVLNTRNNISGASKYPLQHDVEKGNEKPKTENVDQEDLSDNEDIKDADDVYLPPINRKATKLEDVYPLEKLFSKDTYKKIDCELKDNYKKDLHPCIQSLVKKKSLSSELTVLAVCASSLIKHVNSLGREIKKATYRICPNSKTLNDILIKGFTEIVKYQNNKKYKVNVRIKSEKMKTKSVCYIMICILILNNFHFKLDLLNDALKKTACGFRFMLESVRLIGASIENSDGGTIVKLQLPSAPTQLPLKPLDRKIDLSKYDIIDPDDFYVPPINREATELENVYLVDKIFSKSKYKKIYCDLEKSDYIEDLHPYIQSIIENKSLSLQSTVLAVYASELIKFIHVPSSQIRKNDFKICHISKTLNKILMKGFTEFSEYKSGGNRKYVFRISSPDLKGKMACHVIVCVLILNNFQCELEPLSAAVKHNKNISNVQGMVRLVGASIVDGENGKLVQLKLPLAPKTQVTRRKQSTKIIARLSKRSKNS; this is encoded by the coding sequence ATGTCGAAGCTAACAGTGCACTCGGTCTGCCCTAAAGGACCGATTTATCCCAAGTTATTACATTTCCAAAATGGCTGTCCGACGCAAGACTTTGAAACAAACTGTGTCGTTTTACAAGACCAGAATAAGTCTAGAACGATAATAATGGAGACTTCAGAGCTCGTCTACGGCGGTaaagaggaagaggaagacTCTGGTACGACCCTGATACTGGCCAGAGACAGGATATCCGGTAATGTTCGTCTAATAGAGGTAGGCAGCGCCAACATGAAACCGCTCACCGAAACTTACTTAGACGATTTAGAACATCAACGCGAAGCGAAAGAGCATAGAAAGATTAGAAAGATGGGATCAAAGAATACTAAGACACCGAATATATTAAATGACGTTCAAATGGACACAGGACAGATTATTCAAAGAAATACGTTTGAAAATCTAGTAACTAATATCGGCATAGGTGAGCTCGATATTATTATAGATAAAGAAGTAACTGAAGATGAGTTTTTAGAATTTGAGAAGAAACAATTAgaacagcaaaaaaaaataagaattaatcttgaaactGAATCAGAACAGACGGATATGGAGGTTATGGACCAACAAAATATTACAGTGGAAGAGAATTACTGCGAAGAGTTCCACATACCGCCTATTAATAGAGGAGCTTGCAAAGTTGAAGATGTTTATCACATAGAGAAGATTTTGTCTAAATACGACTATGAAAAGATTTCACAGGAACTAGAGGAAAATAACTATATGGCTGATTTGCATCCATATATAAAGTCTTACATGAAAGACAGGCAACTATCACGACAATTAATGGTACTCGCTGTCTATGCCAGTTGTcttattaagtacttacatgCTAGCAGAGAACAAATCAGAACgagtaaatttaaaatatgtcaGCATTCAAAAACATTGAATGATATACTaatgaaaaaatttacagaACTAGCTGTGATTGGATCAAAAAATATTGAGGAGAAAATTATATGTCATATAATTGTTCTCATGttgatattaaataattatagatTTTATCTTGCACCTCTATGTATTGCAATGGGTATACCAAAGAGATTTAATATTAAAGAGCTAGTCCACTTCACTGGAGCATCAGTAGTTACATGTGAAATTGGAAAACAAGTAGTACTAAGGCTACCGTTGGTCAAAAAACCACATTCTACCTCTGATAAATCAACCGTATGTGACGATACAGACTCACATAAGCAGctgaaagaagaaagaagattCAAAATTAGTAAAGATCTTATTCAGTCGGTATCTAAAGTTCACAATGAAACTGGTACTGATCAGATAGAAACAGTGACTGCCAATGATACGGTCAACAATGATCTGTCTATAAATGGCAAACCTGACTTGGATGACTTCTATTTGCCATCTATAAACAGAGATGCAACTCAAGTTGAACATGTATATCATGTAGAGAAGATTTTATCCAAAGATGAATATGAACAGATCTACCGTGAATTCGTGGAGAATAAAGACACAGCTGATTTACATCCATACATACTTCCCTTCATAGAAAACGCGACTCAGTCCTTACAATCAACAGTGTTAGCTCTATATACAAGTGAACTTTTGAAATTCTTGCATGTTGACAAAGGAGAAATCATGAAAAATTACTTTATATTATGCCACAATTCTAAAACATTGAATAATATCATAATGGACCGTTTTACAACACTTGTTATGTTTAAACGTACGAGGTTGCAAGACATGAAAGATAAAATTGTATGTCATATAATTGTATTTACTTTAATCTTAAGTAACTTTAGCTTTAAACTGATGCCACtctttaaatcaataaaagctAATTATAACCATATGATGAAAATGATAGCTCTCATCGGAGCATCAATCATAAACGAAGACAGTGAAATGACAGTGCAGTTAAAATTACCGTTAGTTCCCAAACCTCAGGCCCCTATAAGAAAAACAAAGCCGCATAAAATTGACATGAACTTGCAGCACAAAGATGATTCCGAAATCGACCCAGATGAGTTTTATGTGCCGTTTCTTAACCGAGAAGCAACCAATGTTGAAGATGTATATGTTATAAAGGAGATTTTCTCGGAAGATGAGTATTTACAGATTTTTTTTGAGCTAGCAGAACACAATTATTTGGGCGATTTACATCCGTACATACAGCAATTTGTGGAAAACAAGACATTATCTTTAGAGTTTACAGTGCTAGCTGTATATGCAAGTGATCTCATAAAATTCTTGCATGCCAGCCTTAGCGAAATCAGAAATGTGAACTACATAATTAGCCACCATTCTAAGACATTAAATGCAATTTTATTTGAAGGGTTTACAGAACTTGTTCAATATAAAGGGCAGAAACGTGCAGAGATTTCAAGGTCACGAGCAATGAGAAGAAAACTTGTCTGTCACATAATAGTATGTACGTTGATCTTGAATAActttcaatttaaaatggattCTTTTCTGGATGagataaaaatggaaaaaatacAAGAACCCTTACGAAAGTTGGTCAGTTTTGCTGCAGCAACAATTGAAGTTGGGGACGATGGAACAATGGTAAAGTTAAAATTGCCCTTAGTTCCAAAGACTCGAGAGACTATACGGAGAAAAAATGCTCAAATAATTAAAATGGACTTGAAGCGGAAGGGAGATTGGGAGGAGGCAGAGACTGTTAAAATTGACCCTGATGATTTCTATCTACCAACTATTGACAGACAAGCAACTGAAGTTGAAGATGTATATCCTGTAGAGGAGATTTTGCCTAAAGATGAGTATGGGACAATTTATTCTGAGTTAACAGAATCTGATGAAAATGTTGAAAATATTATAGATCCAGACGACGATGTACTAAATACACGGAATAACATAAGTGGAGCTTCTAAATACCCATTGCAACATGATGTTGAGAAAGGAAATGAAAAACCTAAGACTGAGAATGTTGATCAAGAAGATCTATCAGATAATGAAGATATAAAAGACGCTGACGACGTTTATTTACCGCCTATTAACCGAAAAGCAACCAAACTTGAAGATGTATATCCTTTAGAAAAGTTATTTTCTAAAGATACATACAAGAAAATTGATTGCGAgttaaaagataattacaaaaaagATTTACATCCATGCATACAGTCGCTTGTGAAAAAGAAAAGCTTGTCTTCCGAGCTAACAGTGCTGGCCGTGTGTGCAAGTTCGCTTATAAAACACGTAAATTCTCTAGGGAGAGAAATCAAGAAAGCTACCTACAGAATATGCCCCAATTCCAAGACATTGAATGATATCTTAATAAAAGGATTTAcagaaattgttaaatatcagaataacaaaaaatacaaagttaatGTAAGAATCAAGTCGGAAAAAATGAAAACTAAGTCTGTGTGTTATATAATGAtatgtatattaattttaaataacttcCATTTTAAACTGGACCTTCTCAATGACGCATTAAAGAAAACTGCATGTGGATTTAGGTTTATGCTGGAGTCTGTACGCCTTATTGGAGCGAGTATTGAAAATAGCGACGGTGGAACTATAGTGAAGTTACAATTACCATCCGCCCCAACTCAACTCCCCTTAAAACCATTGGATCGTAAAATTGACTTGTCTAAATATGACATAATTGACCCAGACGATTTCTACGTACCGCCAATTAACAGAGAAGCAACTGAACTTGAAAATGTATATCTTGTGGACAAAATTTTCTCTAAAAGTAAATACAAGAAGATTTACTGTGATTTGGAAAAGAGTGATTATATTGAGGATCTACACCCATACATACAGTCAATCATTGAAAACAAGTCACTCTCCCTGCAGTCTACAGTGCTAGCAGTCTATGCGAGTGAACTGATAAAATTCATCCATGTCCCAAGCTCGCAAATCAGGAAAAATGactttaaaatatgccacataTCTAAGACGTTGAATAAGATACTAATGAAAGGATTTACAGAATTTTCTGAATATAAAAGTGGTGGTAACAGAAAATATGTGTTTAGAATCAGCTCACCAGATTTGAAAGGAAAAATGGCGTGCCATGTAATAGTGTGTGTTTTGATATTAAATAACTTTCAATGTGAACTGGAACCTCTGTCCGCTGCAGTAaagcataataaaaatataagtaacgTACAAGGGATGGTCCGACTTGTCGGTGCGTCTATTGTAGACGGAGAGAACGGGAAACTTGTGCAGTTAAAATTACCATTAGCCCCAAAAACTCAGGTAACCAGAAGAAAACAATCGACTAAAATCATAGCAAGATTAAGCAAGAGGAGTAAAAACAGCTAG